A stretch of Microbulbifer bruguierae DNA encodes these proteins:
- the ureC gene encoding urease subunit alpha, translating to MSRMDRNSYAQMFGPTTGDRVRLADTELWLQVEKDFTRYGDEVKFGGGKVIRDGMGQSQRPSAETPDLVITNALILDHWGVVKADVGVKDGRIVGIGKAGNPDVQEGVDIVIGPGTEIIAGEGSILTAGAIDAHIHFICPQQVEEALMSGVTTMIGGGTGPATGTNATTCTPGPWNIGKMLQATDSLPMNFGFLGKGNASLPEALEEQLEAGACGLKLHEDWGTTPAAIDCCLTVAEKYDVQVAIHTDTLNESGFVDDTLEAFKGRAIHTYHTEGAGGGHAPDIIKACASSNVLPSSTNPTRPYTVNTVDEHLDMLMVCHHLDTSIPEDIAFADSRIRKETIAAEDIFHDLGAFSMIASDSQAMGRVGEVITRTWQTAHKMKVQRGNLPEDSSGDAAGADNFRARRYVAKYTINPAITHGIAHEVGSVEVGKLADLVLWKPAFFGIKPSMILKGGMIAAAPMGDPNASIPTPQPVHYRPMFGALGLAAAKTSLTFVSQAAMNNKVAETLGLQRRLAPCKNTRSITKKDMLLNDWQPDVTVDPQTYEVRADGKLLACEPAVELPLAQRYCLF from the coding sequence GTGAGCCGCATGGATAGAAACAGCTATGCACAGATGTTCGGCCCCACCACCGGCGACCGCGTCCGGCTGGCGGATACCGAGCTCTGGCTGCAAGTGGAAAAGGACTTCACTCGTTACGGTGACGAAGTGAAGTTTGGCGGTGGCAAGGTGATCCGCGACGGCATGGGCCAGAGCCAGCGTCCATCTGCCGAAACCCCGGACCTGGTGATCACCAACGCGCTGATTCTCGATCACTGGGGGGTGGTGAAAGCGGATGTGGGGGTGAAAGACGGGCGCATTGTCGGTATCGGCAAGGCGGGCAATCCGGATGTGCAGGAAGGGGTGGATATCGTCATCGGGCCAGGTACCGAAATCATTGCCGGCGAGGGTTCTATCCTCACTGCCGGGGCCATCGATGCGCATATTCATTTCATCTGTCCGCAACAGGTCGAAGAGGCGCTGATGTCCGGTGTCACCACCATGATCGGTGGCGGCACCGGCCCGGCGACTGGCACCAACGCCACCACCTGTACCCCGGGGCCGTGGAATATTGGCAAGATGCTGCAGGCCACCGACAGCCTGCCAATGAATTTCGGGTTTCTCGGCAAAGGGAATGCCAGCCTGCCGGAGGCTCTTGAAGAGCAGCTGGAAGCGGGGGCCTGTGGCCTGAAGCTGCATGAGGACTGGGGTACTACCCCCGCGGCCATCGATTGCTGCCTGACCGTTGCCGAAAAATACGATGTGCAGGTGGCGATTCACACGGACACCCTGAACGAGTCGGGCTTTGTGGACGATACTCTCGAAGCCTTCAAGGGCCGTGCCATTCACACCTATCACACCGAGGGCGCCGGCGGCGGTCACGCACCGGATATCATCAAGGCCTGTGCATCGTCCAACGTACTGCCGTCCTCCACCAACCCAACGCGGCCCTACACCGTCAATACCGTAGACGAGCATCTGGATATGCTGATGGTGTGTCACCATCTGGATACCAGTATTCCCGAAGATATTGCGTTTGCGGATTCCCGCATCCGCAAGGAAACCATTGCCGCGGAAGATATTTTTCACGACCTCGGCGCCTTCAGCATGATCGCGTCGGACTCCCAGGCCATGGGGCGGGTCGGTGAAGTAATTACCCGCACCTGGCAAACCGCACACAAAATGAAAGTGCAGCGCGGCAATCTTCCCGAAGACAGCAGTGGTGACGCCGCCGGTGCCGATAACTTCCGTGCTCGCCGCTACGTTGCCAAATACACCATCAACCCGGCCATTACCCACGGTATTGCCCACGAAGTCGGTTCTGTGGAAGTGGGCAAGCTGGCAGATCTGGTGCTATGGAAACCGGCATTTTTTGGTATCAAGCCGTCCATGATTCTGAAAGGCGGCATGATCGCTGCCGCCCCCATGGGGGACCCCAACGCTTCTATTCCTACACCGCAGCCCGTGCACTACCGCCCCATGTTCGGCGCCCTTGGCCTGGCGGCGGCGAAAACTTCGCTGACCTTTGTTTCCCAGGCGGCGATGAACAACAAGGTGGCGGAAACCCTCGGCCTGCAGCGCCGCCTGGCGCCCTGTAAAAATACCCGCAGCATTACCAAAAAGGATATGTTGCTGAACGATTGGCAGCCGGACGTCACCGTGGACCCGCAGACCTATGAAGTGCGCGCCGACGGCAAACTGCTTGCCTGCGAGCCCGCCGTAGAACTGCCACTGGCGCAGCGCTACTGTCTGTTCTGA